One segment of Curtobacterium sp. MR_MD2014 DNA contains the following:
- a CDS encoding J-domain-containing protein, with product MNDVDARMDRLRRAARYRYQQLVDSEIERGSLDPDEVREERRLLRLQDVERHARARIEEAERRGVFEGNPYHGKPLPGNDGRHDPDWWIKAKIEREDIRGIAPPALALRTEDAELDDHLDALTTEDDVRAVLVDFNARVKEARRQLLGGPPVVTPMRDVDVEVERWRERRDARRAADERATADRAAAEQAARPRRWWRRA from the coding sequence ATGAACGACGTCGATGCACGGATGGACCGGCTGCGGCGAGCCGCCCGGTACCGGTACCAGCAGCTCGTGGACAGCGAGATCGAACGCGGCTCCCTCGACCCGGACGAGGTCCGCGAGGAACGACGCCTGCTCCGGCTGCAGGACGTCGAACGGCACGCTCGTGCCCGCATCGAGGAGGCCGAGCGCCGCGGGGTCTTCGAGGGGAACCCGTACCACGGCAAACCGCTGCCGGGGAACGACGGACGGCACGACCCCGACTGGTGGATCAAGGCGAAGATCGAGCGTGAGGACATCCGCGGCATCGCCCCGCCGGCGCTGGCGCTGCGGACCGAGGACGCCGAGCTCGACGACCACCTCGACGCGCTCACGACCGAGGACGACGTCCGCGCGGTCCTCGTCGACTTCAACGCCCGCGTCAAGGAGGCCCGACGGCAGCTGCTCGGCGGACCGCCGGTCGTCACGCCGATGCGCGACGTCGACGTCGAGGTGGAGCGGTGGCGCGAGCGGCGGGACGCCCGCCGCGCCGCGGACGAGCGGGCGACCGCCGACCGTGCGGCTGCGGAGCAGGCGGCACGGCCGCGTCGGTGGTGGCGTCGGGCGTGA
- a CDS encoding sodium:calcium antiporter: MRRTADGVLSGRPRWPVAVEPFGAHLGAVAAVGGHGEGMGSLPLWMLVVIFVAGAAVIWVAGIQLSKTTDVLDDRLHLGSALGGLIVLAVATNLPEIAITVSAGLSGNIEVAAGNILGGIALQTVVIAILDAFGRRGKGVRPLTYRAASLTLVLEAVVVVAVLAVVVAGSQLPPDLVVARLTPDVVLIAAIWVVGLLLVQRAGKGLPWHQDGRAPDASPHASGHRTRKQDPPRMSTRKAAVVFTVSALATLVAGVVLERAGDAASEQIGLSGVLFGATVLALATSLPEISTGIQAVRQGDDNLAMSDIFGGNAFLPVLFLVATVLSGKAVLPQANASDVYLTALAALLTLVYAVGLVFRPGRRIIGMGVDSFVVVVLYLVGVAGLVAITLG, translated from the coding sequence ATGCGCCGCACCGCCGACGGTGTGCTCAGCGGCCGTCCACGCTGGCCGGTCGCCGTCGAGCCGTTCGGCGCACACCTCGGAGCGGTCGCGGCCGTCGGGGGCCACGGTGAGGGCATGGGATCCCTGCCGCTCTGGATGCTCGTCGTGATCTTCGTGGCCGGTGCCGCGGTGATCTGGGTCGCAGGCATCCAGCTCTCGAAGACCACCGACGTCCTCGACGACCGGCTGCACCTCGGGAGCGCGCTCGGCGGGCTCATCGTCCTGGCCGTCGCGACGAACCTGCCCGAGATCGCCATCACGGTCAGCGCGGGCCTGTCCGGCAACATCGAGGTCGCTGCCGGCAACATCCTCGGTGGCATCGCCCTGCAGACCGTCGTGATCGCGATCCTCGACGCCTTCGGCCGACGGGGCAAGGGGGTGCGGCCGCTCACCTACCGTGCTGCGTCGCTGACCCTCGTGCTCGAGGCGGTCGTCGTCGTCGCGGTGCTCGCCGTGGTCGTGGCCGGCAGTCAGCTCCCGCCCGACCTCGTGGTCGCACGACTCACACCGGACGTGGTGCTCATCGCAGCCATCTGGGTCGTCGGGCTCCTGCTCGTGCAGCGCGCCGGCAAGGGGTTGCCGTGGCACCAGGACGGCCGGGCGCCCGACGCGTCACCGCACGCGTCGGGGCACCGGACACGGAAGCAGGACCCACCGCGGATGAGCACCCGGAAGGCGGCGGTCGTCTTCACGGTGTCGGCCCTCGCGACGCTGGTCGCCGGTGTCGTCCTCGAACGTGCGGGTGATGCGGCGTCGGAGCAGATCGGGTTGTCCGGGGTGCTCTTCGGCGCCACGGTGCTGGCCCTCGCCACGAGTCTGCCGGAGATCTCCACCGGCATCCAGGCCGTCCGGCAGGGCGACGACAACCTCGCGATGTCGGACATCTTCGGCGGCAACGCGTTCCTGCCGGTGCTGTTCCTGGTCGCCACGGTGCTGTCCGGCAAGGCGGTGCTGCCGCAGGCGAACGCGAGTGATGTGTACCTGACGGCCCTCGCCGCGCTGCTGACGCTGGTCTACGCGGTCGGCCTGGTGTTCCGGCCGGGGCGGCGGATCATCGGCATGGGCGTCGACTCGTTCGTCGTGGTCGTGCTCTACCTGGTCGGGGTCGCCGGCCTCGTGGCGATCACCCTGGGCTGA
- a CDS encoding glycoside hydrolase family 15 protein: protein MTERTRDTPDANDNEERTDGYVPLRSYGAIGDGRTVALVARDGRIDWLPIPSMDSPPVFASILDAEHGGHIALRPTGDASVEREYLPGTNVLVTTWTTDSGSCTVTDAMVTGVAGRLPWAEIGRCVQGVSGTVEMEWAVVPGTLLNTAEPRRIDTANGTVIGIDGVTIGIVQHGFEPVHDDGPRFSGRFTTNEGSKSILTIVGTENEPIFMPEPERTLDAVDRTIENWSTWSETFSYDGPWADAVQRSALALKLLIYSPTGAIAAAPTTSLPEDRTGGKNWDYRFAWVRDLSYTVHALTRFGLREETHAAVSWVMRTIAEHDETMPIFYDLNGEKTDGVEERDVPGWNGIGPVTIGNRAGDQLQLGVWGDVFEILRQYVKAGNVLDRQTASVLERLADDACHRWPEQDSGMWELQEAQHYVSSKVGCWQALDAAVELHDAGMIDGPREKWIENRELIEQWVAEHGWDEERGYYVMYPGSDAIDTSILLHAMSSFDRGPRMASTIRAIEEQLQHGPLVYRYSGMDQEESPFVACSFWLAAAMACTGRVDDARSLMDDMVAQANDVGLFSEMLSAEDGAFMGNIPQGLSHLALIQAALTIEEVAAES, encoded by the coding sequence ATGACCGAACGGACCCGCGACACCCCCGACGCGAACGACAACGAGGAGCGCACCGACGGCTACGTGCCGCTCCGCTCCTACGGAGCCATCGGTGACGGCCGCACGGTCGCGCTCGTCGCACGCGACGGCCGGATCGACTGGCTACCGATCCCCTCGATGGACTCCCCACCGGTCTTCGCGAGCATCCTCGACGCCGAGCACGGGGGGCACATCGCACTCCGTCCCACCGGCGACGCCAGCGTCGAGCGCGAGTACCTGCCGGGCACGAACGTGCTCGTCACGACGTGGACGACCGACAGCGGGTCCTGCACGGTCACGGACGCGATGGTCACCGGCGTCGCCGGTCGGCTGCCGTGGGCCGAGATCGGCCGCTGCGTACAGGGTGTCTCCGGCACCGTCGAGATGGAGTGGGCGGTCGTCCCCGGCACCCTGCTGAACACGGCGGAGCCGCGACGCATCGACACGGCCAACGGCACGGTGATCGGTATCGACGGCGTGACCATCGGCATCGTGCAGCACGGCTTCGAGCCCGTGCACGACGACGGGCCTCGGTTCTCCGGACGCTTCACCACGAACGAGGGGTCGAAGTCGATCCTGACGATCGTCGGTACCGAGAACGAGCCGATCTTCATGCCCGAGCCGGAGCGCACGCTCGACGCGGTCGACCGGACGATCGAGAACTGGTCGACCTGGTCGGAGACCTTCTCGTACGACGGCCCGTGGGCCGACGCCGTGCAGCGCAGTGCGCTCGCGCTGAAGCTGCTCATCTACTCGCCCACGGGTGCGATCGCGGCGGCGCCGACGACGAGCCTGCCCGAGGACCGCACGGGCGGCAAGAACTGGGACTACCGGTTCGCCTGGGTCCGCGACCTGTCGTACACCGTGCACGCCCTCACCCGCTTCGGGCTCCGCGAGGAGACGCACGCGGCGGTGTCCTGGGTGATGCGGACCATCGCCGAGCACGACGAGACCATGCCGATCTTCTACGACCTGAACGGCGAGAAGACCGACGGCGTCGAGGAGCGCGACGTCCCCGGGTGGAACGGCATCGGTCCGGTGACGATCGGCAACCGTGCGGGCGACCAGCTGCAGCTCGGTGTCTGGGGTGACGTCTTCGAGATCCTCCGTCAGTACGTCAAGGCGGGCAACGTGCTCGACCGCCAGACCGCGAGCGTGCTCGAGCGGCTCGCGGACGACGCCTGCCACCGATGGCCCGAGCAGGACTCCGGTATGTGGGAGCTCCAGGAGGCGCAGCACTACGTGTCGAGCAAGGTCGGGTGCTGGCAGGCGCTCGACGCTGCGGTGGAGCTCCACGACGCCGGCATGATCGACGGACCGCGCGAGAAGTGGATCGAGAACCGCGAGCTCATCGAGCAGTGGGTCGCCGAACACGGGTGGGACGAGGAGCGCGGGTACTACGTGATGTACCCGGGGTCCGACGCGATCGACACCTCGATCCTGCTGCACGCGATGTCGTCGTTCGACCGCGGCCCGCGCATGGCGTCGACCATCCGCGCGATCGAGGAACAGCTGCAGCACGGCCCCCTGGTCTACCGGTACTCCGGCATGGACCAGGAGGAGTCGCCCTTCGTCGCGTGCTCGTTCTGGCTCGCGGCCGCCATGGCGTGCACCGGTCGGGTGGACGATGCCCGTTCCCTGATGGACGACATGGTGGCGCAGGCGAACGACGTCGGCCTGTTCAGCGAGATGCTCAGCGCCGAGGACGGGGCGTTCATGGGCAACATCCCGCAGGGGCTGTCCCACCTCGCGCTCATCCAGGCGGCGCTGACGATCGAGGAGGTCGCCGCCGAGTCGTGA
- a CDS encoding RtcB family protein yields the protein MEKINDRLLSWASMLEENTEQQARTTARMPFVFPHLALMPDAHLGLGATVGSVIPTLGAVMPAAVGVDIGCGMIAVRTQFAAADLPADLQPLREQIERAVPLSAGASNRKVVATAEPRIAELEAMAAAAGFDPAGTHGGWRNQLGTLGSGNHFIEVSLDEQDRVWLFLHSGSRGVGNKIAQRHIAVAKRMMQRWWIELPDPDLAYLVEGTPEFDRYIAELRWAQHFALLNREEMMDRVVRQLSEVLGQPVDEQERINCHHNFTQRETHWGKSVWVSRKGAIQAKAGQPGLIPGSMGTASYVVEGLGDKPSLESSPHGAGRLFSRSAARRTFTHEQLREAMAGIEYRDTDAFLDEIPAAYKPIDQVMADAVDLVTVRHTLRQVVNVKGD from the coding sequence GTGGAGAAGATCAACGACCGATTGCTCAGCTGGGCCTCGATGCTCGAGGAGAACACCGAGCAGCAGGCCCGCACGACGGCCCGGATGCCGTTCGTGTTCCCGCACCTCGCGCTGATGCCCGACGCGCACCTCGGTCTCGGCGCCACCGTCGGCTCCGTGATCCCGACCCTCGGCGCCGTCATGCCGGCGGCCGTCGGCGTCGACATCGGCTGCGGCATGATCGCGGTGCGCACGCAGTTCGCTGCCGCGGACCTGCCCGCCGACCTGCAGCCCCTCCGCGAGCAGATCGAGCGCGCGGTCCCGCTGTCCGCCGGGGCGTCGAACCGGAAGGTCGTCGCCACCGCCGAGCCGCGGATCGCCGAGCTCGAGGCGATGGCCGCGGCCGCCGGGTTCGACCCGGCCGGAACACACGGCGGCTGGCGGAACCAGCTCGGCACGCTCGGCTCGGGCAACCACTTCATCGAGGTCTCGCTCGACGAGCAGGACCGGGTCTGGCTCTTCCTGCACTCCGGGTCGCGCGGCGTCGGCAACAAGATCGCCCAGCGGCACATCGCCGTCGCCAAGCGGATGATGCAGCGCTGGTGGATCGAGCTGCCGGACCCCGACCTGGCCTACCTCGTCGAGGGCACCCCGGAGTTCGACCGCTACATCGCCGAGCTCCGGTGGGCGCAGCACTTCGCGCTCCTCAACCGCGAGGAGATGATGGACCGGGTCGTCCGGCAGCTGTCCGAGGTGCTCGGCCAGCCGGTGGACGAGCAGGAGCGGATCAACTGCCACCACAACTTCACCCAGCGTGAGACGCACTGGGGCAAGAGCGTGTGGGTGTCCCGGAAGGGTGCCATCCAGGCGAAGGCAGGGCAGCCCGGTCTCATCCCGGGATCGATGGGGACCGCTTCCTACGTCGTCGAGGGGCTCGGTGACAAGCCGTCGCTCGAGTCCTCGCCGCACGGCGCCGGTCGGCTGTTCTCGCGGTCCGCTGCCCGGCGGACCTTCACCCACGAGCAGCTGCGCGAGGCGATGGCGGGGATCGAGTACCGCGACACGGACGCGTTCCTCGACGAGATCCCCGCGGCCTACAAGCCCATCGACCAGGTCATGGCGGATGCCGTCGACCTGGTGACGGTCCGGCACACGCTGCGGCAGGTCGTCAACGTCAAGGGTGACTGA
- a CDS encoding DUF1206 domain-containing protein, producing MSDQAERAARETGRQAKRVADSRWFELTARAGYVGSGVVHLLIGYLVVLLGIGNASGGSETDQSGALRQLAEVPGGVALLWVVAVGTAALALRLLLEAVVGGRSDSARGWAARAKDVGKAVVYGVVSYSAGSFALGAGTSSSGSTRSAAAQALATPGGVFLLIAVGAVAIAIGAALVVQGCRRSFWKQLVRPRQPLDRAVTVLGTVGYVGKGIAVAVVGVLIVVAGVRSDPDQATGLDGAFDALRDLPAGSVVLVAVGIGFLAYGVYSFFRARFARL from the coding sequence ATGAGCGACCAGGCGGAACGAGCAGCACGCGAGACCGGACGACAGGCGAAGCGTGTCGCCGACAGCAGGTGGTTCGAGCTGACGGCGCGGGCCGGGTACGTCGGCAGCGGTGTGGTCCACCTGCTGATCGGGTACCTCGTCGTGCTCCTCGGGATCGGGAACGCGTCCGGGGGCAGCGAGACGGACCAGTCGGGAGCGCTGCGGCAGCTCGCCGAGGTCCCCGGAGGCGTGGCCCTGCTCTGGGTCGTCGCCGTCGGCACCGCGGCGCTGGCCCTGCGGCTCCTGCTCGAGGCGGTCGTCGGCGGCCGGTCCGACAGCGCCCGCGGGTGGGCGGCACGGGCGAAGGACGTCGGCAAGGCGGTCGTCTACGGCGTCGTCTCGTACTCGGCCGGGTCGTTCGCGCTCGGGGCCGGCACGAGCTCCAGCGGGTCGACCCGGAGCGCGGCGGCCCAGGCCCTCGCGACGCCCGGCGGGGTGTTCCTGCTGATCGCCGTCGGTGCCGTGGCGATCGCGATCGGTGCGGCCCTGGTCGTGCAGGGGTGCCGTCGCTCCTTCTGGAAGCAGCTCGTCCGGCCGCGGCAGCCCCTCGACCGTGCCGTGACCGTGCTCGGGACCGTCGGGTACGTCGGCAAGGGGATCGCCGTCGCGGTCGTCGGGGTGCTGATCGTCGTCGCCGGCGTCCGGAGCGACCCGGACCAGGCGACGGGGCTCGACGGGGCGTTCGACGCGTTGCGCGACCTGCCCGCCGGATCGGTGGTGCTCGTCGCGGTCGGCATCGGGTTCCTGGCGTACGGCGTCTACAGCTTCTTCCGCGCCCGGTTCGCGCGCCTCTGA
- a CDS encoding SMP-30/gluconolactonase/LRE family protein, translated as MHTDAVTGPVTVFCDEQAVLAESIVWDPTAERLRWTDITLGLLTTARADGTVESSVALPPPLASFQPRAAGGFVAALGDTVVLTDERGVVERELVRVQHATAEMRFNEGKCDPFGRFLVGSMDLSDQDPAGALYSVEPDGTTRVLRGGFGVTNGIEWSADGSVMYVTDTSTSTIYRGSYGPDGVLGELEPFVSGAAHDGLVRDDEGCFWTAVYGAGRVERWDAEGRHLETVEVPAPNVTSVAFGGPDTSTLFVATARENSTEEQLEQYPHSGAVFAVPTRVHGAPASAFGG; from the coding sequence ATGCACACCGACGCCGTGACCGGGCCCGTGACCGTCTTCTGCGACGAGCAGGCGGTCCTCGCCGAGAGCATCGTCTGGGACCCGACCGCCGAGCGGCTCCGCTGGACCGACATCACCCTGGGCCTGCTCACCACCGCCCGCGCGGACGGCACGGTGGAGTCGAGCGTCGCACTGCCGCCGCCCCTGGCGAGCTTCCAGCCACGCGCCGCCGGCGGGTTCGTCGCGGCCCTGGGCGACACGGTCGTGCTCACCGACGAGCGCGGCGTCGTCGAGCGCGAGCTGGTGCGGGTGCAGCACGCGACCGCCGAGATGCGGTTCAACGAGGGCAAGTGCGACCCCTTCGGTCGGTTCCTCGTCGGCAGCATGGACCTCTCCGACCAGGACCCGGCCGGAGCGCTGTACTCGGTCGAGCCCGACGGTACGACGCGCGTGCTCCGCGGGGGCTTCGGCGTGACCAACGGCATCGAGTGGTCGGCGGACGGCAGCGTGATGTACGTCACGGACACGAGCACCTCGACGATCTACCGCGGCTCGTACGGCCCCGACGGCGTGCTCGGCGAACTCGAGCCCTTCGTCAGCGGCGCCGCACACGACGGGCTGGTCCGCGACGACGAGGGCTGCTTCTGGACGGCGGTCTACGGCGCCGGACGGGTGGAGCGCTGGGACGCCGAGGGCCGACACCTCGAGACCGTCGAGGTGCCCGCGCCGAACGTGACCTCCGTGGCCTTCGGCGGACCGGACACGTCGACGCTCTTCGTCGCCACGGCGCGCGAGAACAGCACCGAGGAACAGCTCGAGCAGTACCCGCACTCCGGGGCGGTGTTCGCGGTCCCCACCCGAGTGCACGGCGCACCCGCTTCCGCGTTCGGCGGCTGA
- a CDS encoding alpha/beta fold hydrolase — protein sequence MTEQDDQDDRTPSPAPDPAGALARAEDADVQVEVDRIAVDGTYVRVSSIGQPGDRAFVLVAGLGIAATYYERLAPHLNENGPVHALDLPGFAGVPRFRGAVSIERYADAVEQVIRELRLEDPVLVGHSMGTQVVTEVAARNPHIRDLVLISPVVDSRARSIPISALRFLRSALHEPAAVRWHGVTAYALCGWHWFRKVLPEMIAFPIEDRAAEVRARTLIVRGEHDAMVPRDWVRSLARVFPHAVLREVVGGAHSVMHAQADAVARLAVALVDGRITDRGVGSLQRVRDDTTSSDLARLGPKDAWLVVKSRFIELFGMAKGDDEQLERAKSAHAVAMADGDDIPVDPDDRREVVDDVAPEVRDRS from the coding sequence GTGACCGAACAGGACGACCAGGACGACCGGACCCCGTCGCCCGCACCCGACCCGGCCGGTGCGCTCGCGCGTGCCGAGGACGCCGACGTGCAGGTCGAGGTCGACCGGATCGCCGTCGACGGCACCTACGTCCGGGTGAGCTCGATCGGGCAGCCGGGTGACCGTGCGTTCGTCCTCGTCGCCGGTCTGGGCATCGCCGCCACCTACTACGAGCGGCTCGCGCCGCACCTCAACGAGAACGGCCCGGTGCACGCCCTCGACCTGCCGGGCTTCGCCGGGGTCCCGCGCTTCCGTGGCGCCGTGTCGATCGAGCGCTACGCCGACGCGGTCGAGCAGGTCATCCGCGAGCTGCGGCTCGAGGACCCGGTGCTCGTCGGGCACTCGATGGGCACCCAGGTCGTCACCGAGGTCGCCGCGCGCAACCCGCACATCCGCGACCTCGTGCTCATCAGTCCGGTCGTCGACAGCCGAGCCCGGAGCATCCCGATCTCGGCGCTCCGCTTCCTGCGGTCGGCGCTGCACGAGCCCGCGGCCGTCCGCTGGCACGGGGTCACCGCCTACGCGCTCTGCGGCTGGCACTGGTTCCGGAAGGTGCTGCCGGAGATGATCGCGTTCCCGATCGAGGACCGCGCCGCCGAGGTGCGGGCGCGCACCCTGATCGTCCGCGGTGAGCACGACGCGATGGTGCCCCGTGACTGGGTGCGGTCCCTCGCCCGGGTGTTCCCGCACGCGGTCCTGCGCGAGGTGGTCGGCGGCGCCCACTCGGTCATGCACGCGCAGGCGGACGCGGTGGCCCGCCTCGCGGTGGCCCTCGTCGACGGGCGGATCACCGACCGTGGCGTCGGCTCGCTGCAGCGGGTGCGCGACGACACGACCTCGTCCGACCTGGCCCGGCTGGGTCCGAAGGATGCCTGGCTGGTCGTGAAGTCGCGCTTCATCGAGCTCTTCGGCATGGCGAAGGGCGACGACGAGCAGCTGGAGCGGGCGAAGTCCGCGCACGCGGTCGCGATGGCCGACGGCGACGACATCCCCGTGGACCCGGACGACCGCCGCGAGGTGGTCGACGACGTCGCACCCGAGGTGCGCGACCGGTCCTGA
- a CDS encoding NAD(P)/FAD-dependent oxidoreductase translates to MSDFRYLIVGGGMVADAAARGIREIDADGSIGIVSEETERPYARPALSKKLWTDPDFSWDEKVDLHTEETGATFVLGTVVTAVDREAGTVTTDDGQTHGYERLLLATGGKPRSLPGLSPSSRVLDFRSADDYRRLRALADAGAHVAVVGGSYIGTEIAAGIVQNGARVTLVTPDEVLGGHMFPDDLARAFQQRFVDHGVELRTGRRVDQGTESEGGVSLTLDDGSVLEADAVVAGLGIEPQTQLAADAGLTVRDGIVVSSTLVTDDESVFAAGDVAEYPDRILGTRRVEHVDNAKQQGRQAGRNLADADETYDHTPMFYSNVFDTGYEAVGQVSTELQTVEDWQEPLTTGVVYYLDDDDTVRGVLLWNVSDKTDEARGVLADANGLTRDMLPGRITP, encoded by the coding sequence ATGAGCGACTTCCGCTACCTGATCGTCGGAGGCGGGATGGTCGCCGACGCTGCCGCCCGCGGGATCCGCGAGATCGACGCCGACGGCTCGATCGGCATCGTCAGCGAGGAGACCGAACGTCCGTACGCCCGTCCGGCCCTGTCGAAGAAGCTCTGGACCGACCCGGACTTCAGCTGGGACGAGAAGGTCGACCTGCACACCGAGGAGACCGGGGCGACGTTCGTGCTCGGGACCGTCGTGACGGCGGTCGACCGCGAGGCGGGGACCGTCACGACGGACGACGGCCAGACCCACGGCTACGAGCGCCTGCTGCTCGCGACCGGTGGGAAACCGCGCAGCCTGCCCGGCCTGTCGCCCTCGTCGCGGGTCCTCGACTTCCGCAGCGCGGACGACTACCGCCGACTCCGCGCCCTCGCGGACGCCGGAGCGCACGTCGCCGTCGTCGGCGGCAGCTACATCGGCACCGAGATCGCCGCGGGCATCGTGCAGAACGGCGCCCGGGTGACCCTGGTGACGCCCGACGAGGTCCTCGGCGGGCACATGTTCCCGGACGACCTCGCCCGGGCCTTCCAGCAGCGCTTCGTCGACCACGGCGTCGAGCTCCGCACCGGACGACGGGTCGACCAGGGCACGGAGTCGGAGGGCGGCGTCAGCCTCACGCTCGACGACGGGTCGGTCCTCGAGGCCGACGCGGTCGTGGCCGGACTCGGCATCGAGCCGCAGACGCAGCTCGCCGCCGACGCGGGTCTGACCGTGCGCGACGGCATCGTGGTGTCGTCGACGCTGGTGACGGACGACGAGTCGGTGTTCGCCGCCGGCGACGTCGCCGAGTACCCGGACCGCATCCTCGGCACGCGCCGGGTCGAGCACGTCGACAACGCCAAGCAGCAGGGCCGGCAGGCAGGCCGGAACCTCGCGGACGCGGACGAGACGTACGACCACACGCCGATGTTCTACTCGAACGTCTTCGACACGGGGTACGAGGCCGTCGGCCAGGTGTCCACCGAGCTGCAGACCGTCGAGGACTGGCAGGAGCCGCTCACCACCGGCGTCGTCTACTACCTGGACGACGACGACACGGTCCGCGGGGTCCTGCTCTGGAACGTCTCCGACAAGACGGACGAGGCCCGCGGGGTGCTCGCCGACGCCAACGGGCTCACCCGGGACATGCTGCCGGGCCGCATCACGCCGTGA
- a CDS encoding SDR family NAD(P)-dependent oxidoreductase encodes MDLGITGKVALVFGGDSGIGWNTARILLAEGATVVVTDLDQGRLDTSADQLEAPHGKLFAFAADVTEAESLAALHGKVRDAVGEIDILVQSSGITGAQGMFHEIDEQGWLDTIDVDLMGPVRITREFIGDLRKGGWGRIVYLVSEDASQPYDDELPYCAAKAGVLSFAKGLSRSYASEGLLVNTVSPAFIHTPMTDAMMDKRAKEQGTSFDEAISSFLDEQRPYMELGRRGEPEEVANVVAFLCSDLASFVNGSNYRVDSGSVATI; translated from the coding sequence GTGGACCTCGGCATCACCGGCAAGGTCGCGCTCGTCTTCGGTGGCGACTCCGGCATCGGCTGGAACACGGCTCGCATCCTCCTGGCGGAGGGTGCGACCGTGGTCGTCACCGACCTCGACCAGGGACGACTCGACACGAGCGCCGACCAGCTCGAGGCGCCGCACGGCAAGCTCTTCGCCTTCGCCGCGGACGTGACGGAGGCCGAGTCCCTCGCCGCGCTGCACGGCAAGGTGCGCGACGCCGTCGGCGAGATCGACATCCTGGTGCAGTCCTCGGGCATCACCGGTGCGCAGGGCATGTTCCACGAGATCGACGAGCAGGGCTGGCTCGACACCATCGACGTCGACCTGATGGGCCCGGTGCGGATCACGCGCGAGTTCATCGGCGACCTGCGCAAGGGCGGCTGGGGTCGCATCGTCTACCTCGTGTCCGAGGACGCCTCGCAGCCCTACGACGACGAGCTCCCCTACTGCGCCGCGAAGGCCGGTGTCCTGTCGTTCGCGAAGGGCCTGTCGCGGTCGTACGCGTCCGAGGGCCTGCTCGTGAACACCGTGAGCCCGGCCTTCATCCACACCCCGATGACCGACGCCATGATGGACAAGCGCGCGAAGGAGCAGGGGACCTCGTTCGACGAGGCGATCTCGAGCTTCCTCGACGAGCAGCGTCCGTACATGGAGCTCGGCCGCCGCGGGGAGCCCGAGGAGGTCGCGAACGTCGTCGCCTTCCTCTGCTCCGACCTGGCGAGCTTCGTCAACGGGTCGAACTACCGGGTCGACTCCGGCTCGGTCGCCACCATCTAG
- a CDS encoding Dps family protein — MHASDKLAANLQAVLVDLVDLHLQGKQAHWNILGHNFRDLHLQLDEIVDAAREFADDTAERMRALYAIPDGRSATVAAGTHLDAFPDGEIDTHEAIDAITLRLYQATGTMRDVHDEVDDEDPTTADLLHGFIERLEQLAWMVSAENREPRTPLAAATTPAVAEASEHE; from the coding sequence ATGCACGCATCGGACAAGCTCGCCGCCAACCTCCAGGCCGTCCTGGTGGACCTCGTCGACCTGCACCTGCAGGGCAAGCAGGCCCACTGGAACATCCTCGGACACAACTTCCGCGACCTGCACCTGCAGCTCGACGAGATCGTCGACGCCGCGCGTGAGTTCGCCGACGACACCGCGGAGCGCATGCGCGCGCTCTACGCGATCCCGGACGGCCGCTCGGCCACGGTCGCCGCGGGGACGCACCTCGACGCCTTCCCGGACGGGGAGATCGACACGCACGAGGCCATCGACGCGATCACGCTCCGGCTCTACCAGGCCACCGGCACCATGCGCGACGTGCACGACGAGGTCGACGACGAGGACCCGACGACCGCGGACCTGCTCCACGGCTTCATCGAGCGCCTCGAGCAGCTCGCCTGGATGGTCTCGGCCGAGAACCGCGAGCCGCGCACGCCGCTCGCCGCCGCCACGACCCCGGCCGTCGCCGAGGCCTCCGAGCACGAGTAG
- a CDS encoding MarR family winged helix-turn-helix transcriptional regulator → MSTQEITEASGYWFPDDDATQRGVAVLNALRRYRAAETAMRRRTRDSMGMGETDLLAVRYLLQAQRAGRMVKPKDLAAYLKISSASTTILIDRLVKSDHVRREPHPTDRRALVITPTTETDDEVRATLGTMHRRMMSIAEGLSASDARVVATFLERMRDAVDQVDPALEH, encoded by the coding sequence ATGTCGACGCAGGAGATCACGGAGGCGTCGGGGTACTGGTTCCCCGACGACGACGCCACACAGCGCGGCGTCGCCGTGCTGAACGCCCTGCGTCGCTACCGCGCCGCCGAGACCGCGATGCGGCGACGGACCCGCGACTCGATGGGCATGGGCGAGACCGACCTGCTCGCCGTCCGCTACCTGCTGCAGGCACAGCGTGCGGGTCGGATGGTCAAGCCGAAGGACCTGGCCGCCTACCTGAAGATCTCGTCGGCCTCGACGACGATCCTGATCGACCGCCTGGTGAAGTCGGACCACGTCCGCCGCGAGCCGCACCCCACCGACCGTCGCGCACTGGTGATCACCCCCACGACCGAGACCGACGACGAGGTCCGCGCCACCCTCGGGACCATGCACCGGCGGATGATGTCGATCGCCGAGGGGCTGTCCGCCTCCGACGCGCGTGTCGTCGCGACGTTCCTCGAGCGGATGCGCGACGCCGTCGACCAGGTGGACCCCGCGCTCGAGCACTGA